One segment of Halomonas sp. TD01 DNA contains the following:
- a CDS encoding DUF2489 domain-containing protein: MSSTGALLLLIVAIIVIAALGGYAYKLRQEVKRREAFRLDEERRAHQNSLENLDFVVSALVQEQVDITEGSWRCKVLLEIVDPSLAERPDFQAFAEVYNRTRHLKTHSARKQLTPRERMQEDKERLAVEDEMRPAVLEAAQKVINWRSEGSAGLH; encoded by the coding sequence ATGAGTTCCACTGGAGCATTGTTACTACTCATCGTTGCAATTATTGTCATTGCAGCTCTTGGTGGTTATGCCTATAAACTTCGCCAAGAGGTTAAGCGTCGAGAAGCATTCCGGCTTGACGAAGAGCGTCGTGCCCACCAAAACAGCCTAGAAAACCTTGATTTTGTCGTTAGCGCGCTTGTGCAAGAGCAAGTCGACATCACAGAAGGGTCTTGGCGATGCAAAGTTCTGCTTGAGATTGTTGATCCCAGCTTAGCAGAGCGTCCAGACTTTCAAGCGTTTGCAGAAGTGTACAACCGTACTCGACATTTAAAAACTCACTCTGCACGTAAGCAATTAACGCCACGAGAGCGTATGCAAGAAGACAAGGAGCGCCTCGCTGTTGAGGACGAAATGCGACCTGCAGTTCTTGAGGCAGCACAGAAGGTAATTAACTGGAGATCCGAGGGATCTGCAGGTCTTCATTAA
- the cyoE gene encoding heme o synthase, which produces MKNVAVLSHSTVPTLIWGWRELLGLCKLNVVAVMLVCVGVGMALSTVGLPPLKNVAFGLLGIGLSACGAASFNHVIDRRLDAVMSRTANRPLASNRLPVTVALIWSTMLSLAGLGLLAWKVNYPVAMLTFASLVGYALVYTAFLKRATPQNIVIGGVAGAAPPLLGWVAITGQVTAESLLLMLIIFVWTPPHFWALAIHKYDDYARASIPMLPVTHGLAFTRLQIWLYTWLTVAATLLPVMIGMSGLVYLIIVTALNGRYIYWSWKVWKGRCDKAPIQSFWFSIRYLLGLFGALLLDHYVGVFFL; this is translated from the coding sequence ATGAAAAATGTTGCCGTGTTATCGCATTCAACAGTGCCAACGCTTATATGGGGTTGGAGAGAGTTGCTAGGGCTGTGCAAACTCAATGTTGTAGCGGTTATGTTGGTGTGTGTAGGGGTGGGCATGGCGCTATCAACGGTAGGCCTCCCACCATTAAAAAACGTCGCCTTTGGGTTATTGGGCATCGGACTTTCTGCATGTGGGGCAGCGTCGTTTAATCATGTAATTGATCGTCGCTTGGACGCTGTCATGTCGCGCACCGCCAACCGCCCGTTGGCATCAAATCGCTTACCCGTAACGGTTGCGCTAATATGGTCAACGATGCTCTCCTTGGCTGGCTTAGGTCTCTTAGCGTGGAAGGTGAATTATCCTGTAGCAATGCTCACCTTCGCATCGTTGGTAGGCTACGCGTTGGTTTATACCGCTTTTCTTAAACGAGCAACGCCGCAAAATATAGTGATTGGTGGTGTTGCTGGTGCAGCGCCACCTTTGCTGGGGTGGGTAGCTATTACGGGTCAAGTCACAGCAGAATCGCTGCTATTAATGCTGATTATATTTGTATGGACCCCGCCTCATTTTTGGGCGTTGGCTATTCATAAATATGACGACTATGCTCGCGCTAGTATCCCCATGTTGCCCGTCACGCATGGTTTGGCTTTTACAAGGCTGCAGATATGGCTTTACACATGGCTTACGGTAGCTGCCACGCTGCTTCCTGTGATGATTGGTATGAGCGGTTTGGTTTACCTAATAATAGTGACTGCGCTTAACGGACGATATATATACTGGAGCTGGAAGGTGTGGAAAGGGCGGTGTGATAAAGCCCCTATTCAGTCGTTTTGGTTCTCAATTCGCTACCTGCTAGGCTTATTTGGCGCGCTGCTTTTGGATCATTATGTTGGGGTATTCTTTCTATAG
- a CDS encoding COX15/CtaA family protein: MPHSTERRLQWLKRLTLAGTVLTALVILVGAWTRLVDAGLGCPDWPGCYGRLLVPDNEYAALRHPDVPLEPFKAWVEMAHRYVASFLGLIVLSVVALGWSLRKRPGFPGKVSIALLIVILLQGAFGAFTVTLKLWPQVVTLHLLGGLSVLMLFFWLHLRIRLSLTSRTSFPINHISTSTSDASSPKTINVLWVIGVSALVLQLALGGWVTSNYAGIACQGFPTCNTQWWPEMDISEGFHLTQTVGPNYLHGQLHADARTAIHMMHRFGALLLGIVLLALWWRYRTAASVGRALMLVLIAYFVQVALGIANVLLWLPLWLALLHTAGAVALTLSMEWAFWCWKRQPSQQSIEVNDLKAAQVTFTHCSK, encoded by the coding sequence GTGCCACATTCTACTGAGCGGCGCTTACAATGGCTGAAACGTTTAACCTTGGCAGGTACTGTACTGACAGCGCTAGTGATTTTAGTTGGCGCTTGGACCCGCTTAGTCGACGCGGGATTGGGGTGCCCTGACTGGCCAGGCTGTTATGGACGTCTGTTAGTTCCCGATAATGAATATGCTGCTCTGCGCCATCCCGATGTGCCTCTTGAGCCTTTTAAAGCTTGGGTAGAGATGGCTCACCGCTATGTGGCAAGTTTTTTAGGGCTTATTGTGCTAAGCGTTGTAGCCCTAGGATGGTCACTGCGTAAGCGACCAGGGTTTCCAGGGAAAGTAAGCATTGCCCTGTTAATTGTCATCCTGCTTCAAGGCGCGTTTGGTGCCTTTACCGTTACGCTAAAGCTCTGGCCACAAGTGGTTACTCTGCATTTGTTGGGCGGTCTAAGTGTGCTGATGCTGTTTTTTTGGCTGCATTTGCGAATCCGCCTTAGCTTAACGAGTCGTACGTCTTTTCCCATCAACCATATTTCTACTTCCACAAGCGATGCCTCTTCACCTAAGACTATTAATGTGCTCTGGGTAATCGGCGTGTCGGCATTGGTTTTACAGCTTGCATTAGGTGGCTGGGTGACCAGCAACTATGCAGGTATCGCCTGCCAAGGGTTCCCGACCTGCAATACCCAGTGGTGGCCAGAAATGGACATAAGTGAAGGCTTTCACCTGACACAAACCGTCGGCCCTAATTATTTGCATGGGCAGTTACACGCCGACGCACGTACTGCAATTCACATGATGCATCGCTTTGGAGCGCTTCTACTCGGAATTGTACTGTTAGCACTATGGTGGCGATATCGTACGGCAGCTTCTGTTGGACGAGCCCTCATGCTGGTGTTAATTGCCTACTTTGTTCAGGTTGCGCTTGGCATTGCCAATGTATTGTTGTGGCTTCCTCTATGGCTGGCTCTGTTGCATACCGCTGGAGCGGTTGCATTAACCTTGAGCATGGAGTGGGCCTTCTGGTGCTGGAAACGCCAGCCTAGTCAGCAATCTATAGAGGTGAATGATCTAAAGGCAGCCCAGGTAACCTTTACGCACTGTAGTAAATAA
- a CDS encoding SURF1 family protein produces MTKTSFGSQRLYVWCVFWGVLVSLGVLLGLWQWERADDKRVLLAAREAAPFVKSPTAVPEEGSELHLQGEYLANHTLYLDNRIVDGRLGVAVLTPFRDSFDQLWLIQRGFIETGPSRAAPQADTPEGSVTVSGEWQVARPGGPLYGANREGVRLQQIGLTPWEPILPAFTYNGWLHADQGEGVFTPWWEASVMPPSRHLGYAFQWWGLALAAAVVMVLGGYRLRKDSLTDD; encoded by the coding sequence ATGACGAAAACCTCTTTTGGGTCGCAACGCCTATACGTCTGGTGTGTATTTTGGGGCGTATTAGTTTCGCTTGGTGTCTTGCTAGGACTATGGCAGTGGGAGCGTGCTGATGACAAGCGTGTTTTGTTAGCTGCTAGGGAGGCAGCGCCTTTTGTCAAATCGCCGACCGCTGTGCCAGAAGAGGGATCTGAACTGCATTTGCAAGGAGAATACCTTGCTAATCACACTCTCTATTTGGATAACCGCATTGTTGACGGGCGTTTAGGCGTGGCTGTGCTAACGCCTTTCCGAGACAGTTTTGATCAATTGTGGCTTATTCAGCGGGGTTTTATTGAAACAGGGCCAAGTAGAGCAGCGCCTCAAGCTGATACTCCTGAGGGCAGCGTCACAGTTTCAGGAGAGTGGCAAGTTGCGCGCCCCGGCGGGCCGCTGTATGGCGCAAACAGAGAAGGGGTAAGACTGCAGCAGATCGGCTTAACCCCGTGGGAGCCAATATTACCTGCCTTCACTTATAACGGATGGTTACATGCTGACCAAGGCGAGGGAGTGTTTACGCCTTGGTGGGAAGCTAGCGTGATGCCTCCTAGCCGTCATCTTGGATATGCTTTTCAGTGGTGGGGGCTGGCGCTTGCTGCGGCAGTGGTCATGGTGTTGGGAGGGTATCGCTTGCGTAAAGATAGCCTTACTGATGACTGA
- a CDS encoding DUF2909 domain-containing protein: MWLKLLIGLVFVGIVASLAAGAGFLLRDDSSSRRLLASLKWRIGLTCLLMVLLVFGFWSGNLG; this comes from the coding sequence ATGTGGTTAAAGCTGCTCATTGGCCTAGTTTTTGTTGGAATAGTCGCTAGCTTAGCGGCTGGCGCGGGCTTCTTATTGAGGGATGACAGCAGCTCCCGGCGGCTACTGGCATCCCTTAAGTGGCGCATTGGGTTAACATGCCTACTTATGGTCTTATTAGTGTTTGGCTTCTGGTCGGGAAACTTAGGTTGA
- a CDS encoding cytochrome c oxidase subunit 3 gives MSGGYYVPATSRWPILGSLALGAMMVGTGVKLVYDTGTPLMLIGVVSVIAVMGLWFRDVIHESMSGLYDAQMDRSFRWGMGWFIFSEIMFFAAFFGALFYVRTFAIPWLGGEGAKGVSALLWPGFVPQWPLFNPPDSAVLGPERVFSPWQLPLVNTLILVTSSITLTVAHEALKLGERKTCRNWLAGTVLLGCCFIVIQGVEYYEAYHHYGITLEAGIFGATFFILTGFHGVHVIVGTIILACMLVRIWKGHFANDHHFGFEASCWYWHFVDVVWVGLFIFVYVF, from the coding sequence ATGAGTGGCGGCTACTATGTTCCAGCAACGAGTCGGTGGCCTATTTTAGGTTCGCTGGCGCTCGGGGCTATGATGGTGGGTACGGGAGTCAAGCTTGTGTACGACACGGGTACCCCACTAATGCTAATCGGTGTGGTTAGCGTGATTGCAGTGATGGGACTTTGGTTCAGAGATGTTATTCACGAATCAATGAGCGGTTTGTACGATGCCCAGATGGATCGGTCGTTCCGGTGGGGGATGGGCTGGTTTATTTTTTCTGAAATAATGTTTTTTGCCGCATTTTTTGGTGCTTTATTTTACGTTAGAACGTTCGCCATACCCTGGTTGGGTGGAGAGGGGGCGAAGGGGGTTTCTGCCTTATTATGGCCAGGCTTTGTGCCGCAGTGGCCGTTGTTTAATCCGCCTGATAGCGCAGTGCTTGGGCCTGAACGGGTGTTTAGTCCCTGGCAGTTACCTTTGGTCAACACACTGATACTAGTAACCTCCAGTATTACATTGACGGTCGCTCATGAGGCGTTGAAATTAGGCGAGCGTAAGACGTGCAGAAATTGGCTGGCGGGTACAGTGCTGTTGGGCTGCTGCTTTATTGTCATCCAGGGGGTCGAATATTACGAAGCCTACCATCATTATGGCATTACGCTGGAAGCGGGGATTTTCGGAGCAACCTTCTTCATTTTGACCGGTTTTCATGGGGTTCACGTTATTGTCGGCACGATTATCCTGGCGTGTATGTTAGTGCGGATATGGAAAGGGCACTTCGCCAATGATCATCATTTTGGCTTCGAAGCGTCATGCTGGTATTGGCACTTTGTAGATGTTGTGTGGGTTGGGTTATTTATTTTTGTATACGTCTTCTAA
- a CDS encoding cytochrome c oxidase assembly protein: MAVNNTVQSVGVKRTVIRTVAALIGMFAFAFALVPLYDVFCRVTGLNGKVDTTAKAIIHEEVDQSRYVTVQFITRGSAGLPWRMSVENRQMRVHPGQTAEVDFTFTNNSRVESWGRAVPSVSPSSATTHLRKVSCFCFQEQQLQGDERLTIPLIFQLARDLPEDINTITLVYTLYPVHHLAKDISKNDNKTIGDSI; encoded by the coding sequence ATGGCAGTAAATAATACGGTGCAATCAGTTGGGGTAAAGCGAACGGTTATTCGTACGGTGGCAGCGCTAATTGGTATGTTTGCCTTCGCATTTGCGCTCGTCCCTCTTTACGACGTGTTTTGTCGTGTGACGGGGCTTAATGGCAAGGTGGATACTACGGCTAAGGCCATTATCCATGAAGAAGTTGATCAGTCCCGTTATGTCACCGTGCAGTTCATTACCCGTGGTAGCGCAGGGTTGCCATGGCGAATGAGTGTCGAAAACCGCCAAATGCGCGTGCATCCAGGCCAAACAGCGGAAGTTGATTTCACTTTTACCAACAATAGTCGTGTCGAAAGTTGGGGGCGGGCTGTGCCTAGTGTTTCTCCTTCAAGCGCTACGACCCATTTAAGAAAAGTAAGCTGCTTTTGTTTCCAAGAGCAGCAGCTCCAAGGGGATGAGCGTTTGACGATTCCTCTGATATTCCAGCTGGCGCGGGACCTCCCTGAGGATATTAATACGATAACGCTAGTGTATACCTTGTACCCAGTTCATCACTTAGCAAAAGACATCTCAAAGAATGACAACAAGACGATAGGGGATTCCATATGA
- the ctaD gene encoding cytochrome c oxidase subunit I, whose product MAPKLPPQHSLQHSSTAVAGGHSQHDHAAQPKGIMRWLLTTNHKEIGSLYLIFSLIMFFVGGIFALVVRAELFQPGLQLVEPEFFNQMTTMHGLIMVFAAVMPAFTGLANWMIPLQIGAPDMALPRLNNFSFWLLPVAFTLLLSTLLMPGGGPNFGWTFYAPLSTTYAPASTTFFILALHIAGISSILGAINIIATILNMRAPGMRMMDMPLFVWTWLITAFLLIAVMPVLAGVITMMLMDINFGTSFFDAAGGGDPVLFQHLFWFFGHPEVYIMILPAFGIVSAIIPTFARKPLFGYASMVYATAAIALLSFLVWAHHMFIVGLPLTAELFFMYSTMLIAVPTGVKVFNWVTTLFRGSISFEPPMLFALAFVVLFTIGGFSGLMLAIAPADFQYHDTYFVVAHFHYVLVPGAIFAIMAGVYYWLPKWTGYYPNERLAQCHFWCSIIGVNLTFFPMHFAGLAGMPRRIPDYALQFADFNLLSSIGAFFFGASQLIFVLVVVMCVRGGKKAPAKAWEGAEDLEWSVPSPAPLHTFETPPVFNRTHHHD is encoded by the coding sequence ATGGCGCCCAAACTACCTCCTCAACATTCACTGCAACATAGCTCTACAGCAGTGGCTGGTGGCCATTCTCAGCACGACCATGCGGCTCAGCCAAAAGGGATTATGCGATGGCTGCTGACTACCAACCATAAAGAAATTGGTTCTCTGTACCTGATTTTTTCTCTCATTATGTTTTTTGTAGGGGGCATATTTGCCTTGGTAGTGAGAGCCGAGCTGTTTCAACCTGGCTTGCAACTGGTAGAGCCAGAGTTCTTCAACCAAATGACCACCATGCATGGATTAATCATGGTGTTTGCTGCGGTAATGCCAGCGTTTACCGGGTTAGCCAACTGGATGATTCCACTTCAGATTGGTGCGCCGGATATGGCACTGCCGAGGCTCAATAACTTTAGTTTCTGGCTGCTTCCTGTGGCGTTCACGTTATTACTTTCTACGCTGTTAATGCCAGGCGGCGGACCTAATTTTGGCTGGACGTTTTATGCGCCTTTGTCGACCACTTATGCACCTGCCTCGACGACATTTTTTATTTTAGCCCTACATATCGCAGGCATTAGCTCGATTCTTGGGGCTATTAATATTATTGCGACCATTTTGAATATGCGCGCGCCGGGCATGCGCATGATGGATATGCCGCTGTTCGTATGGACATGGTTAATTACGGCTTTTCTGTTGATTGCGGTAATGCCTGTACTAGCAGGTGTCATTACCATGATGTTGATGGATATTAACTTCGGTACCAGTTTCTTCGACGCAGCGGGTGGCGGTGACCCCGTGCTTTTCCAGCACCTATTCTGGTTCTTTGGGCACCCTGAAGTTTACATCATGATTTTACCGGCCTTCGGTATCGTCTCGGCCATTATTCCAACTTTCGCGCGTAAGCCTTTGTTTGGATATGCCTCTATGGTGTACGCCACGGCAGCTATTGCGCTGCTGTCATTTTTAGTCTGGGCGCACCATATGTTTATCGTCGGCCTTCCGCTAACGGCGGAGCTGTTTTTCATGTATTCGACCATGCTGATTGCCGTGCCGACAGGCGTGAAAGTGTTTAACTGGGTGACCACACTATTCCGTGGCTCGATCAGTTTTGAGCCGCCTATGCTGTTTGCTTTAGCTTTTGTCGTCCTATTCACCATAGGCGGTTTTTCAGGGCTAATGTTGGCAATTGCCCCTGCGGATTTCCAGTATCACGACACCTACTTTGTCGTGGCACATTTTCATTATGTGTTAGTACCAGGTGCTATTTTTGCCATTATGGCCGGCGTCTACTACTGGCTGCCAAAATGGACCGGCTATTATCCTAACGAGCGGCTGGCTCAATGCCACTTCTGGTGTTCTATTATTGGCGTTAATCTAACGTTTTTCCCTATGCATTTCGCTGGTTTGGCAGGCATGCCTAGGCGTATTCCCGACTATGCGTTGCAATTTGCGGATTTCAATTTGCTTTCCAGCATTGGCGCTTTCTTTTTTGGTGCGTCGCAGCTGATTTTTGTATTGGTTGTGGTGATGTGTGTGAGGGGAGGAAAAAAAGCGCCTGCAAAAGCCTGGGAGGGTGCAGAAGACCTTGAGTGGAGCGTCCCCAGTCCAGCACCGCTGCACACCTTTGAGACACCACCTGTATTTAACCGTACTCATCACCATGACTAA